Proteins encoded in a region of the Leopardus geoffroyi isolate Oge1 chromosome E2, O.geoffroyi_Oge1_pat1.0, whole genome shotgun sequence genome:
- the IL17C gene encoding interleukin-17C gives MLLPGLLLLFWTPASLARHGPQLWGGPHAHGTPRCYSAEELPLGQPPPHLLARAAKWEQALPVALVSSLEAGGRRRRHDGPPAGTQCPVLRPEDVLEAGIHQRSISPWRYRVDTDESRYPQKLAFAQCLCRGCISARTGRETAALNSVPLLQSLLVLRRQPCSREATGLPTPGAFSFHAEFIRVPVGCTCVLPRSAQ, from the exons atg CTCCTCCCTGGCCTCTTGCTTCTGTTCTGGACGCCTGCCAGCCTGGCCCGCCACGGCCCCCAGCTCTGGGGGGGCCCCCACGCCCACGGGACCCCACGCTGCTACTCGGCCGAGGAGCTGCCTCTGGGCCAGCCCCCGCCGCATCTGCTGGCTCGAGCCGCCAAGTGGGAGCAGGCTTTGCCCGTAGCCCTGGTGTCCAGCCTGGAGGCGGGGGGCCGCAGGAGGCGGCACGACGGCCCCCCCGCTGGGACCCAGTGCCCGGTGCTGCGTCCTGAGGACGTGCTGGAAGCCGGCATCCACCAGCGTTCCATCTCCCCCTGGAGATACCG CGTGGACACGGACGAGAGCCGCTACCCGCAGAAGCTGGCCTTCGCCCAGTGCCTGTGCAGGGGCTGCATCAGCGCCAGGACGGGCCGCGAGACGGCGGCGCTCAACTCGGTGCCGctgctgcagagcctgctggtgCTGCGCCGCCAGCCCTGCTCGCGGGAGGCCACGGGGCTGCCCACGCCCGGGGCCTTCTCCTTCCACGCGGAGTTCATCCGCGTGCCCGTCGGCTGCACGTGTGTCCTGCCCAGGTCGGCTCAGTGA
- the LOC123577770 gene encoding cytochrome b-245 light chain, with the protein MGQIEWAMWANEQALASGLILITGGIVATAGQFTSWWFGAYSIVAGVFICLLEYPRGKRRKGSTMERCGQKYLTKVVKVLGPLSRNYYIRAVLHLGLSVPAGFLLATILGTACLAIASSIYLLAAFHGEQWTPIEPKPKERPQVGGTIKQPPSNPPPRPPAEARKKSSEEEAAASAPVSGGPQENPVPVVDEVV; encoded by the exons ATGGGGCAGATCGAGTGGGCCATGTGGGCCAACGAGCAGGCGCTGGCGTCCGGCCTGA TCCTTATCACGGGGGGCATCGTGGCCACTGCCGGCCAGTTCACCAGTTGGTGGTTCGGCGCGTACTCCAT CGTAGCCGGTGTCTTCATCTGCCTGCTGGAGTACCCCCgcgggaagaggagaaaggggtcCACCATGGAGAGGTG CGGACAGAAGTACCTTACCAAAGTGGTGAAGGTGTTGGGACCTCTCTCCAGGAACTACTACATCCGGGCCGTCCTGCACCTGGG gctctcGGTACCTGCCGGCTTCCTGCTTGCCACCATCCTGGGGACAGCCTGCCTGGCCATCGCGAGCAGCATCTATCTGCTG GCAGCCTTCCACGGAGAGCAGTGGACCCCCATCGAGCCCAAGCCCAAGGAGCGGCCGCAGGTCGGGGGCACCATCAAGCAGCCGCCCAGcaaccccccgccccggcccccggccgAGGCCCGAAAGAAGTCCAGCGAGGAGGAGGCCGCGGCATCGGCACCCGTTTCCGGCGGCCCTCAGGAGAACCCGGTCCCGGTGGTCGACGAGGTCGTGTGA